A single region of the Sorghum bicolor cultivar BTx623 chromosome 7, Sorghum_bicolor_NCBIv3, whole genome shotgun sequence genome encodes:
- the LOC8069859 gene encoding serine/arginine repetitive matrix protein 1, producing the protein MASSPAPSPPDVSPPPKPTPTFTPNPAATSSSSLETSGPPLPPPSSFPAEQSARGRSKHERWSEDSDSGGSPSYRDVVISPSAPASLSAPTKASAAGSAAGAGGDVVAANPVARAAPKIILCGQRRPAVPRGRADGWQVFESRSARRRRQCAACPPRRPVPADLLGRCFNCFSSAHAAAQCRQRTRCFRCKSLGHRSYECPRSARAARPPRCVAVWRRISVNPTPTDDSFPQRSSRAGQMSGVPMPDVNSSPQRFSPARRTSGVAEDAAKAQVPAPPPRRFSVWRRVSPIPVAVDAPRPQRSLPAGRGWGAAGTAVVP; encoded by the coding sequence ATGGCTTCGTCTCCCGCCCCCTCCCCTCCCGACGTCTCGCCTCCCCCGAAACCCACGCCGACGTTCACTCCGAACCCGGCGGCCACCTCCTCCAGCTCCCTTGAGACGTCGGGTCCCCCCCTACCCCCCCCCTCGTCCTTCCCTGCGGAGCAGTCTGCTCGTGGTCGGTCTAAGCACGAGCGCTGGAGCGAAGACTCGGATTCTGGCGGCTCCCCATCTTACCGTGACGTCGTCATCTCTCCTTCGGCTCCGGCATCGCTTTCTGCCCCGACGAAAGCCTCTGCGGCTGGGTCGGCTGCTGGAGCTGGAGGCGACGTGGTGGCGGCCAACCCTGTGGCCCGGGCCGCCCCCAAAATTATCCTCTGCGGCCAGCGGCGTCCTGCTGTCCCGCGTGGTCGCGCGGACGGGTGGCAGGTGTTCGAGTCGCGTAGTGCTCGGCGCCGGCGCCAGTGTGCCGCTTGTCCTCCCCGACGCCCTGTCCCCGCCGACCTTTTGGGCAGGTGCTTCAACTGCTTCTCCTCCgcgcacgccgctgcccagtgCCGCCAAAGAACCCGGTGCTTCCGCTGCAAGTCCCTGGGGCATCGATCCTACGAGTGTCCTCGGTCGGCTCGCGCTGCACGTCCGCCGAGGTGTGTCGCTGTCTGGCGGCGCATCTCTGTGAACCCAACGCCGACTGACGACTCCTTCCCGCAACGGTCTTCTCGGGCGGGACAGATGAGTGGCGTGCCGATGCCGGATGTCAATTCCTCCCCGCAACGGTTTTCTCCGGCGAGAAGGACGAGTGGCGTAGCTGAGGATGCTGCGAAGGCGCAGGTCCCTGCCCCTCCACCAAGGCGTTTCTCTGTGTGGCGGCGTGTTTCTCCTATCCCGGTGGCGGTCGACGCTCCCCGCCCGCAACGGTCCTTGCCGGCGGGCAGAGGTTGGGGCGCAGCTGGCACGGCCGTGGTGCCATAG
- the LOC110437255 gene encoding uncharacterized protein LOC110437255, which translates to MVMEVNFQTLRVWDAVNVGIADDPDEEEYHDDRQAMAGLLRSVPPELWGTLAAKGTVKEAWGAVKNLRIGDERACDASAQQLRGEFGALTFKDGETVNDFGIRITTLATNLRTLGDNITDAEVVKKLLQVVPERLTQAAVSLEMFLDLKVVTIDEVIGRLRVFEERAKPKEVTDAMGRLMLCEEDWEARRKARREQESSGGSGGSSSHGKRGGRGRGHSAGNSSSRDGQPRGSGNATGGRPPPGDRCMTCGRKGHLTNDCRSKKKQGAAHVAQAEEDEEWALMYIAVDDEVTAPCTQHYPHSKSSSVVGAQARVHIVEPKVLLHLEQEEDTVVPRRWVLDTGATNHMTGSRSVFAELNTSVTDTVKFGDGSVVNIEGKGTVLFACKNGEHRRLDGVYYIPRLTTNIVSLGQMDQDGFKVDIEGGILRIYDLQRQLLAEVQRSLGRLYYLDMTITAPVCLTARVMDIAWRWHERYGHLNFQSLRKLG; encoded by the coding sequence ATGGTCATGGAGGTAAATTTCCAAACCTTGCGTGTCTGGGACGCCGTCAACGTCGGCATCGCCGACGATCCCGATGAAGAAGAGTACCACGACGACCGGCAAGCGATGGCCGGGCTCCTACGCTCGGTTCCACCCGAGCTCTGGGGCACCCTCGCCGCCAAGGGCACCGTGAAGGAGGCCTGGGGGGCGGTCAAGAATCTACGGATTGGCGACGAGCGCGCGTGCGACGCAAGCGCGCAGCAGCTCCGTGGTGAGTTCGGGGCTCTCACCTTCAAGGATGGGGAGACTGTCAACGACTTCGGCATCCGCATCACCACGCTCGCCACCAACCTGCGCACTCTCGGCGACAACATCACTGACGCCGAGGTGGTGAAAAAGCTTTTGCAGGTGGTTCCCGAGCGGCTGACTCAAGCCGCAGTCTCCCTGGAGATGTTCCTCGATCTGAAGGTGGTGAcgatcgacgaggtcatcggccGGCTGCGTGTGTTCGAGGAACGAGCGAAGCCTAAGGAGGTCACAGATGCCATGGGCCGCCTGATGCTGTGCGAAGAAGACTGGGAGGCACGTCGCAAGGCGCGCCGCGAGCAGGAGAGCTCCGGCGGCAGTGGCGGCTCCAGCAGCCACGGCAAGCGCGGCGGGCGTGGCCGTGGGCACAGCGCTGGGAACTCGTCGTCACGTGACGGGCAACCTAGGGGATCCGGAAATGCCACCGGCGGTCGCCCACCTCCTGGCGATCGTTGCATGACCTGCGGCCGGAAAGGTCACTTGACCAATGACTGCCGCAGCAAGAAGAAGCAAGGCGCGGCTCACGTCGCGCAagctgaggaggatgaggaatgGGCCCTCATGTACATCGCCGTGGATGACGAGGTAACTGCGCCATGTACACAGCACTACCCCCACAGCAAGTCGTCTTCTGTTGTTGGAGCGCAGGCGCGGGTGCACATCGTCGAGCCAAAGGTGCTTCTCCACCTTGAACAGGAAGAGGACACCGTGGTGCCTCGTCGTTGGGTCCTTGACACCGGGGCGACTAACCACATGACGGGGTCACGTTCTGTGTTCGCCGAGCTGAACACCAGCGTCACCGACACGGTGAAATTCGGCGACGGCTCGGTGGTCAACATCGAGGGCAAGGGCACCGTCCTGTTCGCCTGCAAGAACGGTGAACACCGTCGTCTCGACGGCGTCTACTACATACCAAGACTCACCACCAACATTGTGAGTCTTGGGCAAATGGACCAGGACGGCTTCAAGGTCGATATTGAGGGCGGCATACTGCGCATCTACGACCTACAACGCCAGCTGCTCGCCGAGGTGCAGCGCTCACTAGGCCGACTCTACTACCTCGACATGACCATCACTGCGCCCGTCTGTTTGACTGCCCGTGTCATGGACATTGCCTGGCGCTGGCATGAAAGGTATGGACACCTGAATTTCCAGTCATTGCGGAAGCTGGGATGA